In Lautropia mirabilis, one DNA window encodes the following:
- the menA gene encoding 1,4-dihydroxy-2-naphthoate octaprenyltransferase: MNTTDPPSGWRRWWLGVRPPTLGLSLVPVLLGTALGVRLGGSFDPASFLVAAFCVLCIQAGTNLFNDAGDGARGADGADRLGPVRLVGSGLASVAEVRRAARLCFALALAGGLLLTWWNGGVILLIGLASLLAGWLYSAGPRPLSHTPWGESCVLLFFGLVAVAGSCFLQTGRFSVLALVFGVVPGLYAAAVLLVNNTRDLLQDRRAGRTTLACLLGRQRAQQLYAVFLLLPFAILLPLTMALGKPWLGVVPLLLVPMAIMLIRRFGQREGRALNQQLKDTARLQALLCAVLVGGLLV; the protein is encoded by the coding sequence ATGAATACGACTGATCCGCCCTCGGGCTGGCGCCGCTGGTGGCTGGGGGTCCGTCCACCCACGCTGGGCCTGTCTCTGGTACCCGTACTGCTGGGCACGGCGCTGGGGGTACGCCTGGGAGGCTCCTTCGATCCGGCGTCGTTCCTGGTGGCGGCGTTCTGCGTGCTGTGCATCCAGGCCGGAACCAACCTGTTCAACGATGCCGGAGACGGGGCACGGGGCGCCGACGGTGCCGATCGGCTGGGACCGGTGCGGCTGGTGGGCAGCGGGCTTGCCTCGGTGGCAGAGGTGCGGCGGGCAGCAAGGCTGTGCTTCGCGCTGGCGCTGGCCGGTGGCCTGTTGCTGACCTGGTGGAACGGCGGGGTGATCCTGCTCATCGGGCTGGCCTCGCTGCTGGCGGGCTGGCTGTATTCGGCCGGGCCCAGGCCGCTGTCGCACACGCCGTGGGGGGAGTCCTGCGTGCTGCTCTTTTTCGGGCTGGTGGCGGTGGCAGGCAGCTGCTTCCTGCAGACAGGGCGCTTCTCGGTGCTGGCGCTGGTCTTCGGGGTGGTGCCTGGCCTGTACGCGGCGGCGGTGCTGCTGGTCAACAACACGCGCGATCTGTTGCAGGACCGGCGGGCCGGGCGCACCACGCTGGCCTGCCTGCTGGGTCGGCAGCGGGCACAGCAGCTGTATGCGGTGTTTCTGCTGCTGCCCTTCGCCATCCTGCTGCCGTTGACGATGGCCCTGGGGAAACCCTGGCTGGGCGTCGTGCCGCTGCTGCTGGTGCCGATGGCCATCATGCTGATACGCCGCTTCGGGCAGCGCGAGGGCCGGGCGCTGAACCAGCAGCTCAAGGACACGGCACGACTGCAGGCCCTGTTGTGTGCCGTGCTGGTGGGCGGCCTGCTCGTCTGA
- a CDS encoding bifunctional cobalt-precorrin-7 (C(5))-methyltransferase/cobalt-precorrin-6B (C(15))-methyltransferase, whose translation MTDPNPCRIIGVLDDGPASLTPTALAHIRTADVIVGAPRTLALFESQFKPGATTRDLTGQLKAVPGWIGAAREAGQRCVVLATGDPLCWGIAPYLAARLCTEALDILPNVSTLQLACARLGMPWQDAKLFSVHAKDAGPWQRGAGPDHGLHALAQAVHAHDRLVILTSPGNTPARIAQLLQIEGLAGAMQMAVAENLLQPEERIHPLLDIDTAATMTFAPLNVVVLWRIQPRDNPVLLGLNDDTYAQRRPKGDGTGGLITKQEVRAVSLARLQLRTDSIVWDIGAGSGSVGLEAARLCRHGHVFAIEKNAADVDIIRQNHDAFGVANYTLVHDRAPSGMQAWPDPDAVFVGGSGGELAELIRLILRRLRPGGHLVMNFVTLENLATALETLKALAGDAGKTAADAEKTSADAEKPAADAASPARAGSQTSPAHEPALASSPSVSEAYSATLDIHPASRPGTGTLHWDVLQLQAARSKPILHMNRLAAENPVWLVSACWQQTGDE comes from the coding sequence ATGACCGACCCCAATCCCTGCCGCATCATCGGTGTACTGGACGATGGCCCCGCCAGCCTGACGCCCACCGCGCTGGCCCACATCCGCACGGCCGATGTGATCGTCGGTGCGCCGCGCACGCTGGCGCTGTTCGAAAGCCAGTTCAAACCGGGGGCCACCACGCGTGATCTCACCGGCCAGCTCAAGGCCGTGCCCGGCTGGATCGGTGCCGCGCGCGAGGCCGGACAGCGCTGCGTGGTGCTGGCCACCGGTGACCCGCTTTGCTGGGGCATTGCCCCCTATCTGGCGGCGCGGTTGTGCACGGAGGCGCTGGACATCCTGCCCAATGTGTCCACGCTGCAGCTGGCCTGCGCACGGCTGGGCATGCCGTGGCAGGATGCAAAACTTTTTTCGGTGCATGCAAAGGATGCCGGCCCCTGGCAGCGGGGCGCGGGCCCCGACCATGGTCTGCATGCGCTGGCGCAGGCCGTGCACGCGCACGACCGCCTGGTCATTCTGACCAGTCCCGGCAATACACCGGCCCGCATTGCGCAGCTGCTGCAAATCGAAGGACTGGCCGGCGCCATGCAGATGGCCGTGGCCGAGAACCTGCTGCAGCCGGAAGAGCGCATTCATCCGCTGCTCGATATCGACACGGCCGCCACCATGACCTTCGCCCCGCTCAACGTCGTGGTGCTGTGGCGCATCCAGCCGCGTGACAATCCGGTGCTGCTGGGTCTGAACGACGACACCTACGCCCAGCGTCGCCCGAAGGGCGATGGCACCGGCGGGCTGATCACCAAGCAGGAGGTGCGTGCCGTGTCACTGGCCCGCCTGCAGCTGCGCACCGACAGCATCGTCTGGGACATCGGTGCCGGCAGTGGCTCGGTGGGGCTGGAAGCCGCACGGCTCTGCCGGCATGGTCACGTATTTGCCATCGAAAAGAACGCAGCCGATGTGGACATCATCCGCCAGAACCACGATGCCTTCGGCGTGGCCAACTACACGCTGGTGCACGACAGGGCACCGTCCGGCATGCAGGCCTGGCCCGACCCGGATGCCGTGTTCGTGGGCGGCAGTGGCGGCGAGCTGGCCGAGCTGATCCGGCTGATCCTGCGCCGCCTGCGTCCCGGCGGGCATCTGGTGATGAATTTCGTCACGCTGGAAAATCTGGCCACGGCGCTGGAAACCCTGAAGGCGCTGGCTGGGGATGCAGGGAAAACGGCGGCAGATGCAGAGAAAACTTCGGCAGATGCAGAGAAGCCTGCAGCGGATGCCGCCAGTCCCGCCCGGGCGGGAAGTCAGACTTCCCCCGCACACGAACCGGCTCTTGCCTCGTCGCCGTCTGTTTCAGAAGCATACAGCGCCACCCTGGACATCCATCCGGCATCGCGGCCGGGCACCGGGACGTTGCACTGGGACGTGCTGCAGCTGCAGGCTGCCCGCAGCAAACCCATTCTGCACATGAACCGGCTGGCTGCCGAAAACCCGGTCTGGCTGGTGTCGGCCTGCTGGCAGCAGACCGGGGACGAATGA
- the cobI gene encoding precorrin-2 C(20)-methyltransferase, which produces MQPSPGKLIGVSLGPGDPDLITRAAWTQLQRRDTRWVYPVRSGKSDGYAHGIVQRAGIEPVSHVEAIVFPMTYDAEKLGRAWLKAADTVLPWLQAGEDVLFLVEGDASTYSTFSHLARTVRSVDERIETPIIAGVNSYTGAASVAGTTLGEQDDTIAVVPAAYGVTMLDRLLPEFDTLVLMKIKPQLDDIIDWLDSRHLLADAHFIEKAGVEGERVVSGEALRQLRGEKVSYLSLMIVRSHHRVRGERLRGCLKKGPMQTEAEQAASTATGASRVAHASTAQQAATPSGTATADAVSAPRVILIAITKGGAEQAARLAAQLPEATLCTSQKFAATFDSLPNDKRIYSGGVKEQMGEIFRQYDQLVCFVSVGAIIRLVAPHLQGKETDPGVIAVDDAARFVVPLLSGHVGGANVWAEQVARLLGATPVLTTASDARGSLAVDILGRALGWQVEAPKINLIRVAAAVVNEEPIALVQEAGSRHWWTRSTPLPRHIEVLNDMTEVRPGHHRALLLITHRPLDEDLWRQWPEHLIVYRPPAGQGADERPTPAMAGSTTAS; this is translated from the coding sequence ATGCAACCCTCCCCCGGAAAACTCATTGGCGTTTCCCTTGGCCCCGGCGATCCGGACCTGATCACCCGCGCAGCCTGGACGCAGCTGCAACGCCGCGACACCCGCTGGGTCTATCCGGTGCGCAGCGGCAAGAGCGATGGCTACGCCCATGGCATCGTGCAGCGGGCCGGCATCGAACCCGTCTCCCATGTCGAGGCCATCGTGTTTCCGATGACCTACGATGCCGAAAAACTGGGTCGTGCCTGGCTCAAGGCTGCCGACACCGTGCTGCCCTGGCTGCAGGCCGGCGAGGACGTGCTGTTTCTGGTGGAAGGCGATGCCAGCACCTATTCCACCTTCAGCCATCTGGCACGCACCGTGCGCAGTGTGGATGAACGCATCGAAACGCCGATCATTGCCGGCGTCAATTCCTATACCGGTGCAGCGTCGGTAGCCGGCACCACGCTGGGCGAACAGGATGACACCATTGCCGTGGTACCCGCCGCCTATGGTGTGACGATGCTCGACCGGCTGCTGCCGGAGTTCGACACGCTGGTGCTGATGAAAATCAAGCCGCAGCTCGACGACATCATCGACTGGCTGGACAGTCGCCATCTGCTGGCCGACGCCCATTTCATCGAAAAGGCCGGCGTGGAAGGCGAGCGTGTCGTCAGTGGCGAGGCGCTGCGCCAGCTGCGGGGCGAAAAGGTCAGCTATCTGTCGCTGATGATCGTGCGCTCCCATCACCGTGTGCGCGGCGAGCGTCTGCGTGGCTGCCTGAAAAAGGGCCCGATGCAGACGGAGGCCGAACAGGCTGCGTCCACGGCGACCGGCGCGTCCCGCGTCGCCCACGCCAGCACCGCACAGCAAGCCGCAACCCCATCGGGCACTGCCACTGCAGATGCGGTCTCTGCGCCACGTGTCATCCTCATCGCCATCACGAAGGGCGGCGCGGAACAGGCTGCCCGGCTGGCTGCACAACTGCCCGAGGCCACCCTGTGCACCTCGCAGAAATTTGCTGCCACATTCGATTCGCTGCCGAATGATAAACGCATTTATTCTGGTGGTGTGAAGGAACAGATGGGCGAAATATTCCGGCAGTACGACCAGCTCGTGTGCTTCGTGTCGGTGGGGGCCATCATCCGCCTCGTGGCGCCTCACCTGCAGGGCAAGGAAACCGATCCCGGCGTGATTGCCGTGGACGATGCCGCGCGCTTCGTGGTGCCGCTGCTCTCGGGCCATGTGGGGGGCGCCAATGTGTGGGCGGAGCAGGTGGCCCGTCTGCTGGGTGCCACGCCGGTGCTGACCACCGCCTCCGATGCGCGGGGCTCGCTGGCCGTCGACATTCTGGGCCGGGCGCTGGGCTGGCAGGTGGAGGCCCCGAAAATCAACCTGATCCGCGTGGCGGCTGCCGTGGTCAACGAGGAGCCCATCGCCCTGGTGCAGGAGGCCGGCAGCCGTCACTGGTGGACGCGCAGCACACCGCTGCCCCGCCACATCGAGGTGCTGAATGACATGACGGAGGTGCGTCCCGGCCATCACCGCGCGCTGCTGCTGATCACCCATCGCCCCCTCGATGAAGACCTGTGGCGCCAGTGGCCCGAACATCTGATCGTCTACCGTCCGCCCGCGGGGCAGGGCGCCGATGAACGCCCGACCCCGGCCATGGCAGGGAGCACGACCGCATCGTGA
- a CDS encoding CobD/CbiB family cobalamin biosynthesis protein has product MIEIAAWAPAAVPLLAFGLDVAFGEPPVRLHPVVWMGQYLQWAGERIAPSVVVDAAPLRETRHANASRIAGKERFSLSETGGTTTVQDARRQFRLGALAWLLGAAVTTSLAWGVQGALGQLPVWLAVPLLALCLKPLFAWTMLRDLVAQVEAALGQGLQAGREQLAHLVSRDVQQLDEAGVRESAIETLAENLSDSLVAPLLWFALLGLPGAALYRFANTADAMWGYPGAHGGRHWQWAGKWAARADDVLNWLPARLTAGLLMLGARRMLWQALPAQAALTPSPNGGWPMGAMALRLGVSLGKPGVYRLNAQALAPQASHTWQALRRARRAAWLAVALCAGAVALVEPWA; this is encoded by the coding sequence ATGATCGAGATTGCTGCCTGGGCACCTGCCGCCGTGCCGCTGCTGGCCTTCGGGCTGGATGTGGCTTTCGGGGAGCCGCCCGTCCGCCTGCATCCGGTGGTGTGGATGGGGCAGTATCTGCAGTGGGCGGGCGAGCGGATCGCGCCATCGGTCGTCGTGGATGCGGCACCTTTGCGGGAGACCAGGCATGCGAATGCGTCCCGAATCGCCGGAAAAGAGCGGTTCAGTCTGTCGGAAACGGGCGGGACCACGACCGTTCAGGATGCCCGTCGCCAGTTCCGCCTGGGGGCGCTGGCCTGGCTGCTGGGTGCTGCCGTGACCACGTCGCTGGCCTGGGGCGTGCAGGGGGCGCTGGGACAGTTGCCTGTCTGGCTGGCCGTGCCGCTGCTGGCGCTGTGCCTGAAGCCGCTGTTTGCCTGGACCATGTTGCGCGACCTGGTGGCCCAGGTGGAAGCGGCGCTGGGGCAGGGGCTGCAGGCCGGGCGGGAACAGCTGGCGCATCTGGTCAGCCGGGATGTGCAGCAGCTTGATGAAGCCGGTGTGCGCGAATCCGCCATCGAGACGCTGGCTGAGAACCTGAGTGATTCGCTGGTGGCGCCGCTGTTGTGGTTTGCGCTGCTGGGTCTGCCGGGGGCTGCGCTCTATCGCTTTGCCAACACGGCCGATGCGATGTGGGGCTATCCGGGCGCGCATGGTGGCCGTCACTGGCAATGGGCCGGCAAATGGGCGGCACGCGCTGACGATGTACTGAACTGGCTGCCCGCCCGGCTCACGGCCGGGCTGCTGATGCTGGGGGCTCGTCGAATGCTCTGGCAGGCGCTGCCGGCGCAGGCTGCGCTGACCCCATCGCCCAACGGGGGCTGGCCCATGGGAGCCATGGCGCTGCGCCTGGGCGTCAGTTTGGGCAAGCCGGGGGTCTACCGGCTCAATGCTCAGGCGCTGGCTCCGCAGGCTTCCCACACGTGGCAGGCGCTGCGCCGAGCCCGTCGGGCGGCCTGGCTGGCGGTGGCGCTGTGTGCCGGCGCCGTTGCCCTGGTGGAGCCTTGGGCATGA
- the tehB gene encoding SAM-dependent methyltransferase TehB: MSQEELVVYKRMPVWQHDTVPGGFLKRHNTKEGTWAQLKILKGSLQFALMDEHGNVTAEATYDTEHQPPRIEPQAWHQIVSMSPDIQCQLDFLCRPADYFTKKYDMTATHSEVVEAAEQVPVGRALDIGCGGGRNALYLARRGFAVDAWDWNGGSLANLQHIADAEGLKDIRLAEVDLNQVESLEFDGPYQFILSTVVLMFLHPAVIVPLMTRMQQETAPGGYNLIVSVMDSDDYPCRVPFPFRFQSGELKAFYADAGWEVLKYNENPGKLHRTDENGNRIEMRFATLLARKPD, from the coding sequence ATGAGTCAAGAAGAACTGGTCGTCTACAAGCGCATGCCGGTGTGGCAGCACGACACCGTGCCCGGTGGTTTCCTGAAGAGGCACAACACCAAGGAAGGCACCTGGGCGCAGCTGAAGATCCTCAAGGGCTCGCTGCAGTTCGCGCTGATGGACGAACATGGCAATGTCACCGCCGAAGCGACCTACGACACCGAGCACCAGCCGCCGCGCATCGAGCCGCAGGCATGGCACCAGATCGTCTCGATGAGCCCGGACATCCAGTGCCAGCTGGACTTCCTGTGCCGCCCGGCCGACTACTTCACCAAGAAGTACGACATGACCGCCACCCATTCCGAAGTGGTGGAGGCTGCCGAACAGGTGCCGGTGGGCCGGGCGCTGGACATCGGCTGCGGCGGCGGCCGCAATGCCCTGTATCTCGCCCGGCGCGGCTTTGCCGTGGACGCCTGGGACTGGAACGGCGGCAGTCTGGCCAACCTGCAGCACATCGCCGACGCCGAGGGACTCAAGGACATCCGCCTCGCCGAGGTGGATCTGAACCAGGTGGAATCCCTGGAATTCGACGGTCCCTACCAGTTCATCCTGTCCACCGTGGTGCTGATGTTCCTTCATCCGGCCGTCATCGTGCCGCTGATGACCCGCATGCAGCAGGAGACCGCTCCCGGCGGCTACAACCTGATCGTCAGCGTCATGGACAGTGACGACTATCCGTGCCGGGTTCCCTTCCCGTTCCGCTTCCAGTCCGGCGAGCTGAAAGCCTTCTACGCCGACGCCGGCTGGGAAGTGCTGAAGTACAACGAGAACCCCGGCAAGCTGCACCGCACCGACGAGAACGGCAACCGCATCGAGATGCGCTTTGCCACCTTGCTGGCGCGCAAGCCGGACTGA
- a CDS encoding cobalamin biosynthesis protein encodes MNTTTPHNRPGTAETQIPVPASGLAGSRDLVLGIGCDRNTPYATLAQVIDEALAQLQASWADVRAVASIDLKADEVAMQELQRQRGHTIHFYPATWLAQVPVPNPSETVRKYTGTPSVSEAAALLVAGDVAQALAHAVPDHAPARVPVPPSHAPQEAPVPVSQRSVSLPVPAPMSALLIEKHKLRGPDGRNATVSVARADEMARLLPETGRHT; translated from the coding sequence GTGAACACGACGACGCCACACAACCGGCCTGGCACGGCAGAAACGCAGATACCTGTGCCGGCCTCCGGCCTGGCGGGCAGCCGGGATCTGGTCCTCGGTATCGGCTGCGACCGCAACACCCCCTATGCCACGCTGGCGCAGGTGATCGACGAGGCACTGGCCCAGCTGCAGGCGTCGTGGGCCGACGTGCGGGCCGTGGCCAGCATCGACCTGAAGGCCGACGAAGTCGCCATGCAGGAACTGCAGCGCCAGCGGGGGCACACCATCCATTTCTACCCCGCCACCTGGCTGGCACAGGTTCCGGTGCCCAACCCCAGCGAGACGGTGCGCAAATATACCGGCACGCCGTCGGTCAGCGAGGCCGCCGCGTTGCTGGTTGCGGGGGATGTTGCGCAGGCGCTTGCCCATGCCGTACCGGACCATGCGCCGGCAAGGGTCCCTGTCCCGCCGTCCCACGCACCCCAGGAGGCGCCCGTACCGGTTTCACAGCGTTCCGTTTCCCTGCCGGTGCCCGCCCCGATGTCTGCGCTGCTGATCGAAAAGCACAAGCTGCGCGGCCCCGATGGCCGCAATGCCACCGTGTCGGTAGCGCGAGCCGACGAAATGGCCCGGCTCCTCCCGGAGACCGGTCGCCATACATGA
- a CDS encoding aminotransferase class I/II-fold pyridoxal phosphate-dependent enzyme: MPLHDFSTNANAAGPCPAVLHRLQCLVPDTYPDPAYVSLRTQLARWDDVTPARIVMGASASELIMRLTAAVLPEMASVWVPRHAYGDYRRAAEAWGLTVEAWEAEDRSHVSQAFAAGVPSRPSERQARLVWVTWPASPQGDMPPALTGLVGALTPKDVVVLDMAYAPLRLDGDARSGPPYGADALPKVLAARACRLFSPNKALGLTGVRGAYLVLPEVRGLPDLAVRLARLAPSWPLGGHGQAMLEAWMEPGVQQWLAESRKTLQGWKATLEAGLLQRGWQLMPSLASFCCARPPVPLPELPGWLAGLRTRGIKLRDAGSFGLPGWVRLGVRTPASQQALWQALDSTTNPRTS, encoded by the coding sequence GTGCCGCTGCATGATTTCTCCACCAATGCCAACGCAGCCGGCCCATGTCCGGCTGTGCTGCACCGGCTGCAGTGCCTGGTGCCTGATACCTATCCGGACCCGGCCTATGTGTCGCTGCGCACGCAACTGGCCCGCTGGGATGACGTGACACCTGCGCGCATCGTCATGGGAGCCAGTGCGAGCGAACTCATCATGCGGCTCACGGCGGCGGTACTGCCTGAGATGGCTTCCGTCTGGGTGCCGCGCCATGCCTATGGCGACTATCGCCGTGCCGCCGAGGCCTGGGGGCTGACGGTCGAGGCCTGGGAAGCCGAGGACCGCAGCCATGTCTCGCAGGCCTTCGCCGCGGGCGTGCCATCCCGGCCGTCCGAACGGCAAGCGCGGCTTGTCTGGGTCACCTGGCCGGCCAGCCCGCAGGGGGACATGCCGCCTGCGCTGACAGGTCTGGTCGGGGCTCTGACCCCGAAGGATGTGGTGGTGCTGGACATGGCCTATGCGCCGCTGCGGCTGGATGGGGACGCTCGCTCCGGGCCGCCCTATGGCGCTGACGCCTTGCCCAAGGTGCTGGCTGCGCGTGCGTGTCGGCTCTTTTCACCGAACAAGGCACTGGGGCTGACGGGGGTGCGTGGGGCCTATCTGGTGCTGCCGGAGGTGCGGGGCTTGCCTGATCTTGCCGTGCGTCTGGCGCGGCTGGCACCGTCGTGGCCCCTGGGGGGGCATGGGCAGGCGATGCTGGAGGCCTGGATGGAGCCCGGTGTGCAGCAATGGCTGGCCGAGAGCCGCAAGACGCTGCAAGGCTGGAAGGCGACGCTGGAGGCCGGGCTGCTGCAGCGGGGCTGGCAGCTGATGCCCAGCTTGGCCAGCTTCTGCTGTGCCCGACCACCGGTGCCGCTGCCTGAGCTGCCGGGCTGGCTGGCAGGACTGAGAACGCGGGGGATCAAGCTGCGTGATGCCGGTTCTTTCGGGCTGCCCGGTTGGGTGCGGCTGGGGGTGCGCACTCCGGCCAGCCAGCAGGCGCTGTGGCAGGCCCTGGACAGCACAACGAACCCGAGGACCTCTTGA
- the cobJ gene encoding precorrin-3B C(17)-methyltransferase: MSHGKIMLVGIGPGSAEHMTARARAAIVEADTVIGYVTYIKLVADLLDGKEIIRKSMTEELDRAIEALARAREGKKVALISSGDAGVYGMGGPTFEVLMQAGWTPPEVTVETDEAGNEQRIVGDGIEVEIIPGASAINSCAALVGAPLTHDFCSISLSDLLTPWPTIARRLDAAAAADFVVALYNPKSGRRTRQIVEAQQLFLRYRDPETPVAIVKSAYRRRQNIVLTTLAKMAEADIGMLSTVLIGNSNTFMRHGLMITPRGYANKYDVTGDHGLKGGERSGRSLSTGLDGWLHALHAAHAGGETAEALAEHYRLPADYIRQKLAEPLPQPEVSKSRRKPPAEEGSEG; the protein is encoded by the coding sequence ATGTCCCATGGAAAGATCATGCTGGTCGGCATTGGCCCGGGCAGCGCCGAACACATGACGGCCCGCGCCCGCGCAGCCATTGTCGAGGCCGACACGGTGATCGGCTACGTGACCTACATCAAGCTGGTGGCCGACCTGCTGGATGGCAAGGAAATCATCCGCAAGAGCATGACCGAGGAGCTGGATCGTGCCATCGAGGCGCTGGCCCGGGCTCGCGAGGGCAAGAAGGTCGCGCTGATCTCGTCGGGTGATGCCGGTGTCTACGGCATGGGAGGCCCTACCTTCGAGGTGCTGATGCAGGCTGGCTGGACGCCACCCGAAGTCACCGTCGAGACCGACGAGGCGGGCAACGAGCAGCGCATCGTCGGTGACGGCATCGAGGTCGAGATCATTCCCGGAGCCTCGGCAATCAACAGCTGTGCCGCCCTGGTGGGGGCGCCGCTCACCCATGATTTCTGCTCGATCTCGCTCTCGGACCTGCTCACGCCGTGGCCCACCATTGCCCGTCGTCTGGATGCGGCGGCAGCGGCGGACTTCGTGGTGGCACTCTACAACCCCAAGAGCGGGCGGCGTACCCGGCAGATCGTCGAGGCGCAGCAGCTTTTCCTGCGGTATCGTGATCCGGAAACACCGGTGGCCATCGTCAAGAGTGCTTACCGCCGTCGCCAGAACATCGTGCTTACCACGCTGGCAAAGATGGCCGAGGCCGACATCGGCATGCTGTCCACGGTCCTGATCGGCAACAGCAACACCTTCATGCGCCATGGCCTGATGATCACGCCACGCGGTTATGCCAACAAGTACGACGTGACGGGCGACCACGGTCTGAAGGGGGGCGAGCGCTCGGGCCGTTCGCTGTCCACCGGGCTGGACGGCTGGCTGCATGCGCTGCATGCGGCGCACGCTGGCGGGGAAACCGCAGAGGCTCTGGCGGAGCACTATCGTTTGCCGGCTGACTATATTCGGCAGAAACTGGCTGAGCCGCTGCCGCAACCCGAGGTCTCGAAATCGCGTCGCAAGCCGCCTGCCGAGGAAGGCAGCGAGGGCTGA
- a CDS encoding energy-coupling factor ABC transporter permease — MHIEIGILPQDKLVMAAVAATGLLAVHAKPLLTNPANWLRTALAAVFFSILMQLWHLPVGPSELHLVGAIPIYLLFGYIPTLFGFMLGLFLQAFFFEPQDMLHLAVNFLSLGVPLVVVHATYGRHLQKLRLTNLVTLDAFYYTGVTLMVGFWLSISTDPAPLADWARFAASYVLLVVLEPVLTISLVLLGRRLQSGKLQPARWQQLSFDEKWLGNVHGQQA, encoded by the coding sequence ATGCATATCGAAATCGGCATCCTGCCACAGGACAAACTGGTGATGGCCGCCGTGGCCGCCACCGGCCTGCTGGCCGTCCACGCCAAACCGTTGCTGACCAACCCCGCCAACTGGCTGCGCACCGCACTGGCCGCCGTATTCTTCTCGATTCTGATGCAGCTCTGGCACCTGCCGGTCGGCCCGTCGGAACTTCATCTGGTGGGGGCCATTCCCATCTATCTGCTGTTTGGGTACATTCCCACGCTGTTCGGTTTCATGCTGGGGCTGTTCCTGCAGGCATTCTTTTTCGAGCCGCAGGACATGCTCCATCTGGCGGTGAATTTCCTGAGCCTGGGGGTGCCACTGGTGGTGGTGCATGCCACCTATGGCCGGCACCTGCAGAAACTCAGACTCACCAACCTCGTCACGCTCGATGCCTTCTACTACACGGGCGTCACCCTGATGGTGGGCTTCTGGCTGTCCATCAGCACCGATCCCGCACCGCTGGCCGACTGGGCCCGGTTTGCTGCCTCCTATGTGCTGCTGGTGGTGCTCGAACCGGTGCTGACCATCAGCCTGGTGCTGCTGGGCCGCAGGCTGCAGTCGGGCAAACTGCAACCCGCCAGATGGCAGCAGCTGTCCTTCGATGAAAAATGGCTGGGCAACGTGCACGGCCAGCAGGCGTGA